In Onthophagus taurus isolate NC chromosome 6, IU_Otau_3.0, whole genome shotgun sequence, a genomic segment contains:
- the LOC111417807 gene encoding zinc finger protein 385D-like has product MYVVKSQKLAEMSGELRNSIEEVHFDPNIPEHLDDPFQLQKKVYVCQLCNVQVTSSNVLKRHNEGRKHRMRVERQGKTFKCDLCDISANSQSQLDAHLKSSKHKAKLIRRENANQMMNKGIWIILFGVVVIFLNLLLLFKYINLIL; this is encoded by the exons ATGTATGTAGTGAAGTCTCAGAAGCTTGCCGAGATGTCTGGAGAGCTAAGAAATTCGATTGAGGAGGTGCATTTTGACCCTAACATACCCGAGCACCTAGATGATCCTTTTCAACTACAAAAAAAg gtgTATGTGTGCCAATTATGTAACGTTCAAGTTACCAGTTCAAACGTATTAAAGAGACACAACGAGGGGCGAAAGCATAGGATGAGGGTCGAGAGACaaggaaaaacttttaaatgcGACCTTTGTGATATTTCTGCTAATAGTCAATCTCAACTTGATGCTCACTTAAAAA GTTCAAAACACAAAGCGAAATTAATTAGAAGAGAAAATGCAAACCAAATGATGAATAAAGGAATTTGGATAATATTGTTTGGAGTGGTCGTAATATTCCTGAACCTGTTGCTTTTATTTAAGTACATTAATTTGATTCTATGA
- the LOC111417826 gene encoding glycerol-3-phosphate dehydrogenase, mitochondrial, with protein sequence MSSRFRKIIITSFATAFGVGTTYLLLTDERERKWGTVSAKTKFCFQKGPLPSREELINSLKNDCFDVLVIGGGATGAGCALDAQTRGLKTALIEADDFSSGTSSRSTKLLHGGVRYLQKAIMQLDIEQYRMVKEALHERATVLDSAPHLAKPLPIMLPVYTWWQVPYFYAGIKMYDIVAAGKTLKSSYLLSKKNALELFPMLKGEKLRGAIVYYDGQQDDARMNLAIALTAIRYGATAVNHVSCKKLIKEPGKDGKPGILKGAVVKDNLTNNEWEVKAKCVINATGPFTDTIRKMDDPTVKSICSPSSGVHIVLPGYYSPEQMGLLDPATSDGRVIFFLPFQNHTIAGTTDLPCDVTFSPKPTEEEILFILSEVKHYLNPDVEVRRGDVLSAWSGIRPLVSDPNKADTQSLARNHIIHVSPSKLITIAGGKWTTYRHMAEETIDTAIKCIELEPIYKECQTQNIKLEGADNWTPTMYIRLVQDFGLEFETAQHLATAYGDRAFHVAKMACLTGKRWPIIGKKIHPEFPYIDADIKYGVKEYAMTAVDMIGRRLRIAFLNVQAAQEALPDIIDIMGEELKWSDAEKQRQEALATEFLQYEMGQMMNRASRDKNPANLTDNEVNTFTKRFEIVDKDSKGYVSINDIRRSLKRDDGTDVPGEELHEILKEIDTNMNGQVELDEYLQLMAAIKSGRVAYSRFARMAELEEAKYEASLLKKKISVERSGGGL encoded by the exons ATGTCTTCCAGATTtcgtaaaattattataaccaGTTTTGCCACCGCTTTTGGAGTAGGAACTACATATTTATTACTCACGGATGAGAGAGAAAGAAAA TGGGGGACTGTAAgcgcaaaaacaaaattttgctTTCAAAAGGGCCCATTACCTTCCCGAGAAGAACtcattaattctttaaaaaatgattgcTTCGATGTATTAGTAATTGGAGGTGGAGCCACAGGTGCTGGATGCGCGCTGGATGCGCAAACTCGGGGTCTAAAGACGGCTTTGATTGAAGCAGACGATTTTTCAAGCGGAACTTCTAGCAGAAGCACAAAACTTCTGCACGGCGGGGTGCGCTATTTGCAAAAAGCCATAATGCAGCTTGACATTGAACAATATCGGATGGTCAAAGAAGCTTTACATGAACGTGCCACTGTTTTGGATTCTGCACCTCATTTAGCTAAACCTTTACCTATTATGCTACCAGTTTATAC ttggtGGCAAGTTCCATATTTTTACGctggaataaaaatgtatgataTAGTAGCTGCtggaaaaacattaaaaagctcttatttattaagtaagaAAAATGCCTTGGAATTATTTCCAATGTTAAAAGGTGAAAAATTGCGTGGTGCTATCGTATACTATGATGGTCAACAAGATGATGCAAGAATGAATCTTGCGATAGCTTTAACGGCAATACGTTATGGTGCAACAGCTGTAAACCATGTTtcttgtaaaaaattaataaaagaaccTGGAAAAGACGGCAAACCCGGAATTTTAAAAGGTGCCGTTGTCaaagataatttaacaaataatgaATGGGAGGTTAAAGCGAAATGTGTTATAAACGCAACGGGGCCATTCACTGATACAATCAGAAAGATGGATGATCCAACAGTTAAATCAATTTGCTCACCGAGCAGTGGGGTTCACATTGTTCTTCCTGGATACTATAGCCCTGAACAAATGGGACTTTTAGATCCCGCAACAAGCGATGGTCgcgttattttctttttgccaTTTCAAAATCATACAATAGCAGGTACCACAGATTTGCCATGCGATGTTACCTTTAGTCCAAAACCAACTGAAGAAGAaatcttgtttattttatcagAAGTTAAACATTATCTTAATCCAGACGTTGaag TTAGGAGAGGTGATGTACTTTCCGCATGGAGTGGAATTCGACCATTAGTTTCAGATCCGAACAAAGCGGATACACAATCATTAGCTCGTAATCACATAATACACGTTAGCCCAtcgaaattaattacaatagcTGGTGGTAAATGGACAACTTATCGACACATGGCAGAAGAAACAATCGATACTGCGATAAAATGTATTGAACTTGAACCAATATACAAAGAGTGCCAAacccaaaatattaaattagaaGGTGCTGATAATTGGACACCAACAATGTACATTCGTTTGGTGCAAGATTTCGGATTAGAATTCGAAACGGCTCAACATTTAGCAACAGCTTATGGTGATCGAGCTTTTCATGTGGCAAAGATGGCTTGCTTAACGGGAAAACGTTGGCCAATTATCGGAAAAAAGATTCACCCCGAATTTCCATACATCGATGCTGATATTAAATATGGTGTAAAAGAATATGCCATGACCGCTGTTGATATGATCGGAAGGAGATTGAGGATAGCTTTTTTGAACGTCCAAGCCGCTCAAGAAGCTTTACccgatattattgatattatgGGGGAAGAATTAAAATGGTCAGATGCTGAAAAGCAAAGGCAAGAAGCATTAGCCACTGAATTTCTTCAATACGAAATGGGCCAAATGATGAATAGAGCAAgtagagataaaaatccaGCTAATCTAACTGATAATGAGGTTAATACATTTACTAAGCGATttgaaattgttgataaagaTAGTAAAGGATATGTTTCTATTAATGATATAAGAAGAAGTCTTAAG CGCGATGATGGAACTGACGTTCCAGGAGAAGAACTCCATgagattttaaaagaaattgatacAAATATGAACGGTCAAGTTGAATTGGATGAATATTTGCAATTAATGGCTGCCATCAAATCGGGGCGCGTAGCTTATTCGAGATTTGCACGAATGGCCGAATTAGAAGAAGCGAAATATGAAGCTTcattgttgaaaaagaaaatatctgTTGAACGTAGTGGAGGtggattataa